A single Bosea sp. PAMC 26642 DNA region contains:
- a CDS encoding carboxymuconolactone decarboxylase family protein, producing the protein MSIIVTPSSIDAAPAAARPLLQAVEKQLGSVPNLFRVVSHSPAALEGYLGLSGALGKGRLEPKTRERIALAVAQFNGCGYCLAAHSYLGRHIAKLDDAEILANRHGHSGDAKADAAVRFAVAIVRERGHVGTDAVAAVKAAGYDDGQVIEIVAHVALNTLTNYVNEVAGTDIDFPAVALPLAS; encoded by the coding sequence ATGTCCATCATCGTCACCCCGTCCTCGATCGACGCCGCGCCGGCGGCGGCGCGGCCCCTTCTGCAGGCCGTCGAAAAGCAGCTCGGCTCCGTCCCAAACCTGTTTCGCGTCGTCTCGCATTCGCCGGCCGCGCTCGAAGGCTATCTCGGCCTGAGCGGCGCGCTGGGGAAGGGCCGGCTCGAGCCCAAGACCCGGGAGCGGATCGCGCTCGCGGTCGCGCAGTTCAATGGCTGCGGCTATTGCCTGGCGGCGCACAGCTATCTCGGCCGCCACATCGCCAAGCTCGACGACGCCGAGATCCTCGCCAACCGCCACGGCCATTCCGGGGATGCCAAGGCCGATGCAGCGGTGCGCTTCGCCGTGGCCATCGTCCGCGAGCGCGGCCATGTCGGGACGGACGCCGTCGCGGCGGTCAAGGCCGCGGGCTATGACGACGGCCAGGTCATCGAGATCGTGGCCCATGTCGCGCTCAACACGCTGACGAACTACGTAAACGAGGTCGCCGGCACGGATATCGACTTCCCCGCCGTTGCACTGCCGCTCGCGTCCTGA
- a CDS encoding SDR family NAD(P)-dependent oxidoreductase: protein MTDTSPIVIVTGAAGNVGRALLTTLASRGDRIIAVDRQSSAMGDLLQPFGGADRHLVLADLDLFDAAACEAAIKAGLARYGRIDGIAHTVGGFASAAAAEGGPDLWEQMYRLNVLTTLNIFRAALPPMRAAGRGSLVAIGAGAAVKAPSGLGAYAGAKSAVHRLVESFADEFKADRIRVNAILPSIIDTPQNRAAMPDADHTAWVRPREIADAIAFLLAEDASGVTGAFIPVSGRV from the coding sequence ATGACCGACACCTCCCCGATCGTCATCGTCACCGGCGCGGCCGGCAATGTCGGCCGCGCGCTTCTGACCACGCTCGCCTCGCGCGGGGACCGCATCATCGCCGTCGACCGCCAGTCGTCGGCGATGGGCGACCTGCTTCAGCCGTTCGGCGGCGCTGATCGCCATCTTGTTCTGGCCGATCTCGACCTGTTCGACGCGGCCGCCTGCGAGGCCGCCATCAAGGCGGGGCTCGCCCGCTATGGCCGCATCGACGGCATCGCCCATACGGTCGGCGGCTTCGCCTCGGCCGCAGCCGCCGAGGGCGGCCCCGATCTCTGGGAGCAGATGTACCGGTTGAACGTGTTGACCACGCTCAACATCTTCCGAGCTGCGCTGCCGCCCATGCGCGCCGCCGGTCGCGGCAGCCTCGTCGCGATCGGCGCCGGTGCGGCCGTGAAAGCGCCCTCCGGCCTCGGCGCTTATGCCGGCGCCAAGAGCGCCGTCCATCGGCTCGTCGAAAGCTTCGCCGACGAGTTCAAGGCCGACCGCATCCGCGTCAACGCGATCCTGCCCAGCATCATCGACACCCCGCAGAACCGCGCGGCCATGCCCGACGCCGACCATACCGCCTGGGTGCGGCCGCGTGAGATCGCCGACGCCATCGCCTTCCTGCTTGCAGAGGACGCCAGCGGCGTCACCGGTGCGTTCATCCCGGTCTCGGGCCGTGTCTGA
- a CDS encoding DUF2798 domain-containing protein, with translation MRGIPRRYSHVVFGVLQSGLTSAIAAAIALLPGDGGLDLLGRWLGSWLLAWSVMLPIVVFAAPFIRRLAVALTQPD, from the coding sequence ATGCGAGGCATTCCCCGGCGCTACAGCCACGTCGTCTTCGGCGTGCTGCAATCGGGCCTGACCTCTGCCATCGCGGCCGCCATCGCGCTCCTCCCCGGCGATGGCGGGCTCGATCTGCTGGGGCGCTGGCTCGGCTCCTGGCTGCTCGCCTGGTCGGTGATGCTGCCAATCGTCGTCTTCGCGGCCCCGTTCATCCGCCGCCTGGCCGTCGCCCTGACGCAACCAGATTGA
- a CDS encoding LysR family transcriptional regulator has protein sequence MDRFASLSAFVKVAELKGFAPAARHIGLSPSALTRLVAALEDHLDARLLRRTTRSVTLTDEGERYLLQARRILADLADADASLQAVRAVPAGRLVVAAPLAFGRFHVGPLLSAYLSRYPAVQGELRLGDRNVSLIEDGIDVAVRIGELGDSTLRARRVGETRRVLVAAPGYLERHGAPSSPADIAAHRCIHFSGFNAAHEWVFEREGRRLRVGFTPSFVTNGAESAVQHAVEGGGLTLVFAYQAAPALAQGRLRVLLPDYERPPSPIQLVYPTARLLTAKVRTFIDMAVSHTHWSFTELDAPTGV, from the coding sequence ATGGATCGCTTCGCCTCGCTCTCGGCCTTCGTCAAGGTGGCCGAGCTCAAGGGCTTCGCCCCGGCGGCCCGTCACATCGGCCTGTCTCCCTCGGCCCTGACCCGTCTCGTCGCCGCGCTGGAGGACCATCTCGACGCGCGCCTCCTGCGGCGGACGACGCGCTCGGTCACGCTCACCGACGAGGGCGAGCGCTACCTCCTGCAGGCCCGCCGCATCCTGGCCGATCTGGCCGACGCCGACGCTTCGCTGCAGGCCGTGCGCGCCGTGCCCGCCGGCCGGCTCGTCGTGGCGGCGCCGCTGGCCTTCGGCCGCTTCCATGTCGGCCCGCTCCTGTCGGCCTACCTGTCGCGCTATCCGGCGGTGCAGGGCGAGCTCAGGCTGGGAGACCGCAACGTCAGTCTCATCGAGGACGGCATCGACGTCGCGGTCCGCATCGGCGAACTCGGCGATTCGACACTGAGGGCACGTCGCGTCGGAGAGACGCGGCGCGTTTTGGTGGCGGCGCCGGGCTATCTGGAGCGGCATGGTGCGCCGTCGTCCCCCGCCGACATCGCAGCCCATCGCTGCATCCATTTCTCCGGCTTCAACGCCGCCCATGAATGGGTTTTCGAACGGGAGGGACGGCGGCTGCGGGTCGGCTTCACGCCCAGCTTCGTGACGAATGGCGCGGAAAGTGCGGTCCAACATGCCGTGGAGGGGGGCGGGCTCACGTTGGTCTTCGCCTACCAGGCGGCCCCGGCGCTGGCCCAGGGGCGTCTGCGTGTCCTGCTGCCGGATTATGAGAGGCCGCCCTCGCCGATCCAGCTCGTCTACCCGACTGCGCGCCTGCTCACGGCAAAGGTGCGTACCTTCATCGACATGGCCGTCAGCCACACCCACTGGTCGTTCACGGAGCTGGATGCACCGACGGGCGTTTGA
- a CDS encoding YciI family protein produces MQYMLIFSETTAEIGRRDDPAAAPAYWGAWNAYVGAMHDSGIVVSGNGLQSPRTATRVRVEGGKRQVQDGPFADTHEHLGGYFIVETASLDDALEWAAQAPCASAGSVEVRPVMPPPTNAPA; encoded by the coding sequence ATGCAGTACATGCTCATCTTCAGTGAGACCACCGCCGAAATCGGCCGCCGCGACGACCCCGCGGCCGCGCCCGCCTACTGGGGCGCGTGGAATGCCTACGTCGGCGCCATGCATGACAGTGGCATCGTCGTCAGCGGCAACGGGCTGCAGTCGCCGCGCACCGCCACCCGAGTGCGCGTGGAAGGCGGAAAGCGCCAGGTGCAGGACGGCCCCTTCGCCGACACCCACGAGCACCTGGGCGGCTACTTCATCGTCGAGACGGCCAGCCTGGACGACGCGCTGGAATGGGCCGCGCAGGCGCCCTGCGCATCGGCCGGCAGTGTCGAGGTGCGGCCGGTGATGCCGCCACCGACGAACGCGCCTGCATGA
- a CDS encoding RNA polymerase sigma factor, whose translation MSDGVAAAAERVARESYGRLVARLAWQWRDLTAAEDALADAFAAALRHWPEQGVPDAPEAWLAAAAQRRLLHHARHVRLTLDPRVTALLDEAEPEAPERLAVPDARLQLMFVCAHPAIEANVHAPLMLQAVLGMNAKVIASAFLVSPAAMAQRLVRAKARIREAGLRFEAPEARELPARLFAVLEAIYAAYTLGRHALVSPADDLREEGLFLARLAAQLLPTQAEAWGLLALLLHAESRRAAQFDAEGRFVPLPAQDPAGWRDDLIREAEAALWTAAKLRQPGPFQIEAAIQSAHAQRRATGQTPWRAIAELYGVLVQHHANLGARVGQAVALAESGEPASAVALLDALPLEAAGYAPYWVARAHVLGLAGAPGRQAAVRRAIGLTDDPRLRDFLVAQLG comes from the coding sequence ATGAGCGACGGCGTGGCGGCGGCGGCCGAGCGCGTCGCCCGTGAGAGCTATGGCCGCCTCGTAGCGCGCCTGGCCTGGCAATGGCGCGACCTCACCGCGGCCGAGGACGCGCTGGCCGACGCCTTTGCCGCCGCGCTGCGCCACTGGCCCGAGCAGGGCGTGCCGGACGCGCCCGAGGCCTGGCTGGCCGCTGCGGCCCAGCGCCGCCTGCTGCACCACGCCCGCCACGTCCGGCTGACGCTGGACCCGCGCGTCACCGCCCTGCTCGACGAGGCCGAGCCCGAGGCGCCCGAGCGCCTAGCCGTGCCCGACGCACGGCTTCAGCTGATGTTCGTGTGCGCCCATCCGGCCATCGAGGCGAACGTCCACGCTCCGCTGATGCTGCAGGCCGTGCTGGGAATGAACGCCAAGGTCATCGCCAGCGCCTTCCTCGTCTCGCCTGCGGCGATGGCCCAGCGCCTGGTGCGGGCCAAGGCGAGGATCCGCGAAGCCGGGTTGCGCTTCGAAGCGCCGGAAGCCCGCGAGCTGCCGGCGCGCCTGTTCGCCGTGCTGGAGGCCATCTACGCCGCCTACACCCTGGGCCGGCACGCGCTGGTCAGCCCCGCTGACGACCTACGCGAGGAAGGCCTCTTCCTGGCCCGCCTGGCGGCGCAGCTGCTGCCGACGCAGGCCGAGGCCTGGGGGCTGCTGGCCCTCCTGCTGCATGCCGAGTCGCGACGCGCCGCGCAGTTCGATGCCGAGGGCCGTTTTGTGCCCCTGCCGGCGCAGGACCCGGCCGGCTGGCGGGACGACCTCATCCGCGAGGCCGAGGCGGCGCTGTGGACCGCCGCTAAGCTGCGCCAGCCCGGGCCCTTCCAGATCGAAGCGGCCATCCAGTCGGCCCATGCGCAGCGCCGCGCCACGGGGCAGACACCCTGGCGCGCCATCGCAGAGCTGTACGGCGTGCTCGTGCAGCACCACGCCAACCTCGGCGCGCGCGTCGGCCAGGCCGTGGCCTTGGCCGAGTCCGGCGAGCCCGCGTCTGCGGTGGCGCTGCTGGACGCACTGCCGCTTGAGGCCGCCGGCTATGCGCCCTACTGGGTGGCGCGCGCCCATGTGCTGGGCCTGGCCGGCGCGCCCGGCAGGCAGGCCGCGGTGCGGCGCGCCATCGGCCTGACCGACGATCCGCGTCTGCGTGATTTCCTGGTTGCTCAGCTGGGCTGA
- a CDS encoding pyridoxamine 5'-phosphate oxidase family protein, which produces MSDLKSSSDIAFTPAVKAIQQRKGSRNGYRRMEQHGGWETTVTAELAAFIAARDSFFLATASADGQPYIQHRGGAAGFLRVIDEKTLGFADFRGNRQYVSLGNLSENPKAYLFLIDYARRQRIKIWGAARVVEDDPDLLERLRPAGYAGTPEQAILFEIEAWDANCPQHIPQMIAAKDVAAALAEKDRRILGLEAELASVRGKPSERLNLVASGRRPGGG; this is translated from the coding sequence ATGAGCGATCTGAAGAGTTCGAGCGACATTGCCTTCACGCCGGCCGTCAAGGCGATCCAGCAGCGAAAGGGCTCCCGCAACGGCTACCGCCGGATGGAGCAGCATGGCGGCTGGGAGACGACGGTGACGGCGGAACTCGCCGCCTTCATCGCGGCCCGCGACAGTTTCTTCCTGGCCACGGCCAGTGCCGACGGTCAGCCCTATATCCAGCACCGCGGCGGCGCGGCCGGCTTCCTGCGGGTGATCGACGAGAAGACCCTCGGCTTTGCCGATTTCCGCGGCAACCGCCAATATGTCAGCCTCGGCAACCTGTCGGAGAACCCGAAGGCCTATCTCTTCCTGATCGATTATGCCCGCCGCCAGCGCATCAAGATCTGGGGCGCGGCCAGGGTCGTCGAGGATGATCCGGATCTGCTGGAGAGGCTGCGCCCCGCCGGCTATGCCGGCACGCCCGAGCAGGCGATCCTGTTCGAGATCGAGGCCTGGGACGCCAACTGCCCGCAGCATATCCCGCAGATGATCGCGGCGAAGGACGTCGCCGCGGCCCTTGCCGAGAAGGACCGCCGCATCCTGGGGCTAGAGGCGGAACTGGCGAGCGTCAGAGGCAAGCCGTCTGAGCGCCTCAATCTGGTTGCGTCAGGGCGACGGCCAGGCGGCGGATGA
- a CDS encoding FkbM family methyltransferase, translated as MTEISPALRRIDVDRIGPVWIRDGTSDYAVLEQIFRTEEFNISTAPQFAWIRAAYHRLIAAGETPLVVDCGANIGLSTLYFALHLPAARIVGIEPARDNAELARKNTQHNPLIEIVEAAVHDRETGLELVDPHAEKFAYRVRPAQAGAQSAIAAVTIDGLMRRYGATRNLIVKVDIEGGEDTLFRSNTGWLDRTDLLIAETHDWLFPGQGTSRTLFSAIAGRNFEVIQKGEYISFFFQ; from the coding sequence ATGACCGAGATCTCACCGGCTCTACGGCGAATTGACGTTGATCGCATCGGCCCGGTTTGGATCCGCGACGGCACTAGCGACTACGCGGTCCTCGAGCAGATCTTCCGCACGGAAGAATTCAACATCAGCACCGCCCCGCAATTCGCCTGGATCCGCGCGGCCTATCACCGGCTGATCGCCGCCGGCGAGACCCCGCTCGTCGTCGATTGCGGTGCCAATATCGGCCTCAGCACACTATACTTCGCATTGCATTTGCCGGCAGCGCGGATCGTCGGCATTGAGCCCGCGCGAGACAACGCGGAGCTTGCGCGTAAGAACACGCAGCACAATCCCCTGATCGAGATCGTCGAAGCCGCCGTGCACGACCGGGAAACCGGCCTTGAGTTGGTGGACCCCCATGCCGAAAAGTTCGCTTATCGGGTGCGGCCGGCCCAGGCCGGCGCGCAAAGCGCGATCGCCGCCGTCACCATTGACGGCCTCATGCGGCGGTATGGCGCCACGCGCAATCTCATCGTCAAAGTCGACATCGAGGGTGGCGAAGACACCTTGTTCCGTTCGAACACGGGCTGGCTCGATCGCACCGATCTGCTCATTGCGGAGACGCATGATTGGCTGTTCCCGGGGCAGGGCACCAGCCGGACCCTGTTCTCAGCCATCGCGGGGCGCAATTTCGAAGTGATCCAGAAAGGTGAGTACATTTCGTTCTTTTTCCAGTGA
- a CDS encoding glycosyltransferase family 25 protein has protein sequence MDHMLQLVPKADIAFDGDSAQAVGIDLPVAVINLPHRTDKWNAISKRMAAIGLNKLIKVPAVEGARLSLEAIAPLLCQPAAQIEAAPQSHFTLTRPAIGCFLSHIATWQWMIANKMPRLLVFEDDANPAASFDANRFRNVLGAISPKADLVFLGRAIMNGMAERPQGSELARIYFFNGTFAYLITPAACRTLIPALLPMNGHIDHEISTVLIERRHDLEAHYTEPPIFEPDWSLRSDCYVPLEGVTNADRALGIVLHAKRQLLIDDGCALLPPFDATAVN, from the coding sequence ATGGATCATATGCTGCAGCTCGTTCCCAAAGCGGACATCGCGTTCGATGGGGACAGTGCTCAGGCGGTTGGCATCGACCTGCCCGTCGCCGTGATCAATCTTCCGCATCGAACGGACAAGTGGAACGCCATCTCGAAGCGCATGGCCGCTATCGGACTGAACAAACTGATCAAGGTGCCAGCGGTCGAGGGCGCCCGGTTATCGTTGGAGGCCATTGCACCCCTGTTGTGCCAACCGGCCGCACAGATCGAAGCAGCCCCACAGAGCCATTTCACACTCACGCGGCCCGCGATCGGCTGTTTCCTATCGCACATCGCCACCTGGCAGTGGATGATCGCCAACAAGATGCCGCGGCTGCTGGTCTTCGAAGACGATGCCAACCCGGCCGCGAGTTTCGATGCGAACCGATTCCGTAACGTCCTCGGCGCCATCTCGCCCAAGGCCGATCTTGTTTTTCTCGGCCGCGCCATCATGAATGGTATGGCGGAGAGGCCCCAAGGCTCGGAACTGGCGCGGATCTACTTCTTCAACGGAACGTTCGCCTATCTGATCACGCCCGCAGCCTGCCGGACGCTGATCCCGGCTCTGCTCCCCATGAATGGGCACATCGATCATGAAATCAGCACTGTCCTGATCGAGCGCAGACACGATCTGGAGGCCCACTACACCGAGCCGCCCATCTTCGAGCCCGATTGGTCGCTCCGCAGCGACTGCTATGTCCCGCTGGAAGGCGTCACGAACGCCGACCGCGCACTTGGCATAGTACTGCACGCAAAGCGGCAGCTACTCATCGACGACGGCTGCGCCTTGCTGCCGCCGTTTGACGCGACGGCCGTCAATTGA
- a CDS encoding DMT family transporter, protein MSETEASAAIKVFPVAAPRRLAGLIWAAVAVSIFSGWFVITRFSVTRELRIWDITALRFGIGAVLLAPVLIRRRATLSRAAWGEGLVFAMLWGMPFVLLVALGLSLTSAAQAASIAPTLMPLFAGIFAWAFLGERQGRQRWAGYAAIFAGLALLVLAGTASHGPPSPAALGALAAAAAMWAVYTLLFRRSGLSPIESAALICFWSAVLFLPAYALFGLSRFSQAPAAEIALQAVYQGVLMSGVAIFTFNRAVSLLGSAAATAIIALIPAVASLLAIPVLGEVPSGVEGVAITIIVAGVLLASRRPVAADSVETQGRTP, encoded by the coding sequence ATGTCAGAGACCGAGGCCTCTGCAGCGATCAAGGTTTTCCCTGTCGCCGCGCCCCGGCGCTTGGCGGGGCTGATCTGGGCGGCCGTTGCCGTCTCGATCTTCTCGGGCTGGTTCGTGATCACGCGCTTCAGCGTGACGCGCGAGCTGCGGATCTGGGACATCACGGCGCTGCGGTTCGGGATCGGCGCGGTGTTGCTCGCACCCGTCCTCATTCGACGTCGCGCGACGCTGTCGCGCGCGGCCTGGGGCGAGGGCCTGGTCTTCGCCATGCTGTGGGGCATGCCTTTCGTGCTTCTGGTCGCACTCGGCCTCAGCCTGACCTCGGCTGCTCAGGCTGCATCCATCGCCCCGACGCTGATGCCGCTGTTTGCCGGCATTTTCGCCTGGGCTTTCCTCGGCGAGCGGCAGGGAAGGCAACGCTGGGCCGGCTATGCAGCGATTTTCGCCGGCTTGGCCCTGCTCGTCCTGGCGGGAACCGCCAGCCACGGGCCGCCCAGTCCGGCCGCGCTCGGTGCGCTGGCTGCCGCGGCTGCAATGTGGGCTGTCTACACGCTGTTGTTCCGCCGGAGCGGCCTCAGCCCGATCGAGTCGGCGGCGCTGATCTGTTTCTGGTCGGCGGTGCTTTTCCTGCCGGCCTACGCGCTGTTCGGCCTCAGCCGTTTCAGCCAGGCTCCGGCGGCCGAGATCGCCCTGCAGGCTGTGTATCAAGGCGTGCTTATGAGCGGCGTCGCGATCTTCACCTTCAATCGCGCCGTCTCGCTGCTGGGTTCGGCAGCCGCCACCGCGATTATCGCACTCATTCCGGCCGTCGCATCGCTTCTTGCCATTCCCGTTCTCGGGGAGGTGCCATCGGGCGTCGAGGGCGTTGCGATCACGATCATCGTCGCCGGTGTCCTGCTCGCGTCGCGCCGGCCCGTTGCCGCTGATTCCGTTGAAACACAAGGGAGAACCCCATGA
- a CDS encoding TetR/AcrR family transcriptional regulator, producing the protein MARPREFDEATVLDAAVECFWSRGYEATSIRDLIDKTGLTGASLYNAFGDKRAFYRRALDHYVAGSIGERIRRCEAMKPREAIEAFLAEIVKRSLEDKDRKGCMLVNTALDVAPHDPVFRESVASVLLRIETFFLSSVRQGQADGSISSSQAADELARHLLGVLMGVRVLARVRPERALIEGVVRPALALLAPEGTKFGGSVAGVVDSS; encoded by the coding sequence ATGGCGAGGCCCAGGGAATTCGACGAGGCCACCGTGCTCGACGCGGCCGTGGAATGCTTTTGGAGTCGCGGCTACGAAGCCACGTCGATCCGCGACCTGATCGATAAGACCGGCCTTACCGGCGCCAGCCTCTATAATGCGTTCGGAGACAAGCGCGCCTTCTATCGGCGCGCCCTTGACCACTATGTGGCAGGGAGCATCGGCGAACGCATTCGGCGCTGTGAGGCCATGAAACCTCGCGAGGCGATCGAGGCGTTCCTAGCCGAGATCGTGAAGCGATCGCTCGAAGACAAGGATCGCAAGGGCTGCATGCTGGTGAACACGGCGCTCGATGTCGCGCCTCACGATCCAGTCTTCAGGGAGTCCGTGGCGAGCGTGCTGTTGCGCATCGAGACCTTCTTTCTGAGCAGTGTCCGGCAAGGTCAGGCTGACGGCTCGATCTCGTCGTCGCAGGCTGCCGATGAACTGGCGCGGCACCTCCTCGGGGTTTTGATGGGCGTTCGGGTTCTTGCACGCGTACGCCCGGAGCGAGCCCTCATTGAAGGGGTGGTGCGGCCGGCGCTCGCGCTGCTGGCGCCGGAAGGGACAAAATTCGGCGGCAGTGTCGCTGGTGTCGTAGACAGTTCCTGA